A window of Amphiprion ocellaris isolate individual 3 ecotype Okinawa chromosome 12, ASM2253959v1, whole genome shotgun sequence contains these coding sequences:
- the brf1b gene encoding BRF1 RNA polymerase III transcription initiation factor subunit b, which translates to MSSRVCRTCGGSDIDVDQARGSAVCTGCGSVLEDNIIVSEVQFVEGSGGVSSAVGQFVSADGPVKAPLLGSGFHTSVGKESRAQTLQSGKRQIQQLGSQLQLNQHCLDTAFNFFKLVVSKHLTRGRKTEHVIAACLYLVCRTEGTPHMLLDLSDLLQVNVYILGKTFLLLARELCINAPAIDPCLYIPRFAHMLEFGLKTHEVSMTALRLVQRMKRDWMHTGRRPSGLCGAALLVAARMHKFRRSVKDVISVVKVCQTTLRKRLTEFEDTPTSQLTIDEFMRVDLEQECDPPSFTASQHKAKMQQLEQELAKKLDEVEGEISCYKDEIETELEKSRPQLRGIYAAYTKEINPEDNEVLSSASEPEQTEAEDAELQAATQHLTQDFLCQVIQEEEEGLGKKTDDCEREAGLENKGVGSHRQAAPLAVILGKLPSAASLSLQQTFQTVDDSETGEKPDGDQSEGGELDLDGIDDQEIEKYILNAKEVEVKTELWMKQNAEYLKEQKEKEERINKEKEQGTYKEKKKKKYKKREQIMASTAGEAIEKMLEKKKISSKINYDVLRDLNRGTGSPSRSTSDPPDVTTTRKRLNRRRRRKSSETNRDLAANASIMRKRFRRLISSTPKKKKTSPQAEVTVTVETEATTEAAAEPTPEPEQEPSADPPAAPLPMEEEDEEEEVEEECVSALQLVGDYGCDAEEEEVF; encoded by the exons ATGAGCTCCCGGGTGTGCAGGACTTGTGGAGGGTCTGACATTGATGTGGACCAGGCTCGAGGCAGCGCAGTGTGTACTGGCTGCGGTTCGGTTCTGGAAGACAACATCATCGTCTCAGAGGTCCAGTTTGTGGAGGGAAGTGGAGGCGTTTCATCTGCTGTGGGGCAGTTCGTCTCTGCTGATG GTCCAGTTAAAGCTCCTCTACTCGGTTCTGGTTTCCACACCAGTGTTGGTAAAGAGTCCCGAGCTCAGACGCTGCAGAGCG gtaaGCGTCAGATCCAGCAGCTGGGCAGTCAGCTGCAGCTCAATCAGCACTGTCTGGACACGGCCTTCAACTTCTTCAAGTTGGTCGTCAGTAAACATTTGACCCGAGGACGCAAGACGGAGCACGTCATCGCTGCATGTCTCTACCTGGTGTGTCGTACAGAGGGGACGCCAC ACATGTTGCTGGATCTGAGTGACCTGCTGCAG GTGAACGTTTACATTCTGGGAAAGACCTTCCTGCTGTTGGCTCGTGAGCTCTGCATCAACGCTCCCGCAATTG aTCCCTGCCTGTACATTCCCCGTTTTGCTCACATGTTGGAGTTTGGGTTGAAGACTCATGAGGTTTCCATGACGGCTCTTCGCCTCGTTCAGAGGATGAAGAGGGACTGGATGCACACAGGACGCCGACCCTCTGGCCTCTGTGGAGCAG CTCTCCTGGTAGCGGCTCGGATGCACAAGTTTCGTCGTTCAGTCAAAGATGTGATCAGTGTGGTGAAGGTTTGCCAGACCACTCTGAGGAAGAG GTTAACAGAGTTTGAGGACACACCTACCAGTCAGCTGACCATCGATGAGTTCATGAGAGTAGATCTGGAGCAGGAGTGTGATCCTCCCTCCTTCACCGCCTCACAGCACAAAGCCAAGATGCAGCAG CTTGAACAGGAGCTGGCCAAGAAGCTGGATGAGGTCGAAG GAGAGATCAGCTGCTACAAAGACGAGATTGAAACTGAACTGGAGAAGAGTCGACCCCAACTGAGAGGAATCTACGCTGCCTACACCAAAGAAATCA acccCGAAGATAATGAGGTTTTGTCCTCTGCATCAGAACCTGAGCAAACAGAGGCCGAAGATGCTGAGCTCCAAGCTGCCACCCAGCACCTGACCCAGGACTTCCTGTGTCAGGTgatccaggaggaggaggaggggctgGGCAAGAAGACAGACGACTGTGAGCGGGAGGCGGGGCTAGAAAACAAGGGGGTGGGGTCACACCGTCAGGCTGCCCCTCTGGCCGTCATCCTGGGAAAGCTGCCAAGCGCTGCTAGCCTGAGTCTCCAGCAGACCTTCCAGACAGTCGATGATTCAGAGACAGGCGAGAAACCAGATG gtGACCAGTCAGAGGGTGGAGAGCTGGACCTGGATGGTATCGATGATCAGGAGATTGAAAAG TACATCCTGAATGCTAAGGAGGTTGAGGTGAAGACAGAGCTGTGGATGAAGCAGAACGCAGAATACCTCAAGGAGCAGAAAG agaaagaagagaggaTAAACAAAGAGAAGGAACAGGGGACTTACAAGGAGAAG aagaagaagaagtataAGAAGCGGGAACAGATTATGGCATCGACAGCAGGTGAGGCAATCGAGAAGAtgttggagaagaagaagatctCCAGTAAGATCAACTACGACGTCCTCAGAGACCTGAACAGAGGGACAGGAAGTCCAAGCAGGTCCACCTCTGACCCCCCTGATGTTACCACCACACGGAAACGACTCAACCGCCGTCGCCGCAGGAAGAGCAGTGAGACTAACCGAGACCTCGCTGCTAACGCCAGCATCATGCGGAAGAG GTTCCGCCGTCTCATTTCCTCCACaccaaagaaaaagaagacatctCCTCAG GCTGAAGTCACTGTCACGGTGGAAACAGAAGCAACAACAGAGGCTGCAGCTGAACCGACTCCTGAGCCAGAACAAGAACCCAGCGCCGACCCTCCTGCTGCTCCGCTCCCTatggaagaggaggacgaggaagaggaggtggaggaggaatgTGTCAGCGCTCTGCAGCTCGTAGGAG ATTATGGCTGTGacgcagaggaggaagaagtcTTTTAG
- the LOC111574974 gene encoding activator of 90 kDa heat shock protein ATPase homolog 1-like isoform X1 — protein sequence MAKWGEGDPRWIVEERADATNVNNWHWTERDVSSWSSEHLRQLLLSVRVEGPEGVCQVTDINKLDGEASINNRKGKLFFFYEWQLRANWLGTASSGVKYRGTVDVSNLSDENDEDDLDISVSLCKDQPSTPLLDLMKRAGIKEVRRALGEYVRQLKSEFSQGMILPTTDGPKQPPPETTKKNQVKTNKTQISATTKCTSSPSPKSSPGPAPCPTGVHIPTCSFNLRETFQTSADELYRTFINQEFVQVFTRSVAVVDGRRGGKFQLLDGSVSGEFTQLVPDQRIEMRWRFKTWPSEHYATVSLELQDRGDETELKMECHGVPAGEEDSTREGWTRFYFQAIKQTFGY from the exons ATGGCTAAATGGGGTGAAGGAGATCCTCGATGGATTGTAGAGGAGAGAGCTGATGCCACCAACGTCAACAACTGGCACTG GACGGAGCGTGATGTCTCTAGCTGGTCCTCAGAACACCTCCGTCAGCTGCTCCTCAGTGTTCGGGTGGAGGGACCAGAGGGAGTCTGTCAGGTGACTGACATCAACAAACTGGATGGAGAGGCTTCGATCAACAACCGCAAAGGAaaactcttcttcttctacgAGTGGCAGCTGAGGGCCAATTGGCTGG GTACAGCCAGCAGTGGAGTGAAGTACAGAGGAACTGTTGACGTGTCAAACCTGTCTGATGAGAACGACGAGGACGATCTGGAT atctcagtctctctgtgtaaGGACCAGCCCAGCACGCCCCTCCTGGACCTCATGAAAAGGGCTGGGATCAAGGAGGTCCGCAGGGCTCTGGGCGAGTATGTCCGCCAACTCAAATCAG AATTCAGTCAGGGGATGATCCTTCCAACTACTGATGGACCAAAGCAGCCTCCACCTGAAACCACCAAGAAGAACCAGGTGAAGACCAACAAAACCCAG ATCAGCGCCACCACCAAGTGCACCTCAAGCCCCAGCCCTAAGAGCTCTCCTGGCCCTGCTCCTTGTCCCACAGGTGTTCATATTCCAACCTGCAGCTTTAACCTGAGGGAAACTTTCCAGACATCCGCTGATGAACTCTACAGGACCTTCATCAACCAGGAG TTCGTGCAGGTGTTTACGCGCTCTGTGGCCGTGGTTGATGGTCGGCGTGGAGGGAAATTCCAACTACTGGACGGAAGTGTCAGCGGAGAGTTCACACAGCTG GTACCAGACCAGAGGATTGAAATGAGGTGGCGGTTCAAGACATGGCCCAGTG AGCACTACGCCACTGTCAGTCTGGAGTTGCAGGACCGAGGAGATGAGACAGAGCTGAAGATGGAGTGTCATGGAGTCCCTGCAGGGGAGGAGGATTCCACCAGGGAGGGCTGGACCCGGTTCTACTTTCAGGCCATCAAACAGACATTTGGATACTGA
- the LOC111574974 gene encoding activator of 90 kDa heat shock protein ATPase homolog 1-like isoform X2: MAKWGEGDPRWIVEERADATNVNNWHWTERDVSSWSSEHLRQLLLSVRVEGPEGVCQVTDINKLDGEASINNRKGKLFFFYEWQLRANWLGTASSGVKYRGTVDVSNLSDENDEDDLDISVSLCKDQPSTPLLDLMKRAGIKEVRRALGEYVRQLKSEFSQGMILPTTDGPKQPPPETTKKNQISATTKCTSSPSPKSSPGPAPCPTGVHIPTCSFNLRETFQTSADELYRTFINQEFVQVFTRSVAVVDGRRGGKFQLLDGSVSGEFTQLVPDQRIEMRWRFKTWPSEHYATVSLELQDRGDETELKMECHGVPAGEEDSTREGWTRFYFQAIKQTFGY; encoded by the exons ATGGCTAAATGGGGTGAAGGAGATCCTCGATGGATTGTAGAGGAGAGAGCTGATGCCACCAACGTCAACAACTGGCACTG GACGGAGCGTGATGTCTCTAGCTGGTCCTCAGAACACCTCCGTCAGCTGCTCCTCAGTGTTCGGGTGGAGGGACCAGAGGGAGTCTGTCAGGTGACTGACATCAACAAACTGGATGGAGAGGCTTCGATCAACAACCGCAAAGGAaaactcttcttcttctacgAGTGGCAGCTGAGGGCCAATTGGCTGG GTACAGCCAGCAGTGGAGTGAAGTACAGAGGAACTGTTGACGTGTCAAACCTGTCTGATGAGAACGACGAGGACGATCTGGAT atctcagtctctctgtgtaaGGACCAGCCCAGCACGCCCCTCCTGGACCTCATGAAAAGGGCTGGGATCAAGGAGGTCCGCAGGGCTCTGGGCGAGTATGTCCGCCAACTCAAATCAG AATTCAGTCAGGGGATGATCCTTCCAACTACTGATGGACCAAAGCAGCCTCCACCTGAAACCACCAAGAAGAACCAG ATCAGCGCCACCACCAAGTGCACCTCAAGCCCCAGCCCTAAGAGCTCTCCTGGCCCTGCTCCTTGTCCCACAGGTGTTCATATTCCAACCTGCAGCTTTAACCTGAGGGAAACTTTCCAGACATCCGCTGATGAACTCTACAGGACCTTCATCAACCAGGAG TTCGTGCAGGTGTTTACGCGCTCTGTGGCCGTGGTTGATGGTCGGCGTGGAGGGAAATTCCAACTACTGGACGGAAGTGTCAGCGGAGAGTTCACACAGCTG GTACCAGACCAGAGGATTGAAATGAGGTGGCGGTTCAAGACATGGCCCAGTG AGCACTACGCCACTGTCAGTCTGGAGTTGCAGGACCGAGGAGATGAGACAGAGCTGAAGATGGAGTGTCATGGAGTCCCTGCAGGGGAGGAGGATTCCACCAGGGAGGGCTGGACCCGGTTCTACTTTCAGGCCATCAAACAGACATTTGGATACTGA
- the LOC111574963 gene encoding BTB/POZ domain-containing protein 6-B-like, which translates to MAAELFSTSLPHSEEVEVLDVKKSFIQLSKPEPTNEHGDERDAVQPFNSKDNNAEDRDSWQAAHPTLRERNALMFNNEQMADVHFVVGPPGETQTVPAHKYVLAVGSSVFGAMFYGDLAEGQSEIIIPDVEPAAFLILLKYMYSDEIELEADTVLATLYAAKKYIVPALAKACVTFLETSLEAKNACVLLSQSRLFEEPELTQRCWEVIDAQAELALRSEGFCEIDLPTLEIILQRETLNIREIVVFQAVLSWAAAECGRQGLTVTPRNQRTVLGKALYLVRIPSMTLQEFADGVAQSDVLTLKETHNVFLWFTATNKPRLEFPVVKRTGLVPQRCHRFQSSAYRSNQWRYRGRCDSIQFAVDRRIFIAGLGLYGSSGGKAEYSVKIELKRQGTVLAQNLTKFLSDGSSSTFPVWFEHPVQVEQDTFYTVSTVLDGNELSYFGQEGMTEVQCGKVTFQFQCSSDSTNGTGVQGGQIPELVFYC; encoded by the exons atggcgGCTGAACTTTTCTCCACCAGCCTCCCTCACagtgaggaggtggaggtgctgGACGTGAAGAAGAGCTTCATCCAGCTGAGCAAACCGGAACCAACAAATGAACACGGTGACGAGCGGGACGCCGTTCAGCCGTTCAACAGCAAAGACAACAACGCAGAGGACAGAGACAGCTGGCAGGCAGCGCACCCCACCCTCAGAGAGAG GAACGCTCTAATGTTCAACAACGAACAGATGGCTGATGTCCACTTTGTCGTCGGTCCTCCAGGAGAGACTCAGACAGTTCCTGCTCATAAG TACGTCTTGGCGGTGGGCAGCTCGGTGTTTGGAGCCATGTTTTATGGAGATTTGGCAGAGGGACAGTCTGAGATCATCATCCCAGACGTAGAACCAGCTGCTTTCCTCATCCTGTTAAA GTACATGTACAGTGATGAGATAGAGCTGGAGGCTGACACTGTGCTCGCCACGCTCTACGCTGCTAAGAAGTACATCGTCCCTGCCCTGGCAAAGGCTTGCGTCACCTTCCTGGAGACAAGCTTGGAGGCAAAGAATGCCTGTGTCCTGCTGTCTCAGAGCCGGTTATTTGAGGAGCCCGAACTGACGCAGCGCTGCTGGGAGGTGATTGATGCTCAGGCTGAGCTTGCTCTGCGGTCTGAGGGCTTTTGTGAGATTGACCTGCCCACGCTGGAGATCATCCTACAGAGAGAGACACTGAACATTCGCGAGATTGTAGTGTTTCAGGCGGTGCTGAGCTGGGCAGCGGCTGAGTGTGGGCGGCAGGGCCTGACGGTGACCCCCAGGAACCAGCGGACAGTGCTGGGTAAGGCTCTATACCTGGTCCGAATCCCCTCCATGACGCTGCAGGAGTTTGCAGACGGGGTGGCGCAGTCAGACGTGCTCACGCTGAAAGAGACCCACAATGTCTTCCTATGGTTCACCGCCACCAACAAACCCAGACTGGAGTTCCCTGTGGTGAAGCGGACTGGTTTGGTGCCGCAGAGGTGCCACCGTTTCCAGTCTTCTGCCTACCGCAGCAACCAGTGGCGCTACAGGGGCCGCTGTGACAGCATCCAGTTTGCAGTGGACCGGAGGATCTTCATAGCTGGGCTCGGTCTGTACGGGTCCAGTGGCGGGAAGGCTGAGTACAGCGTGAAAATCGAACTGAAGAGGCAGGGAACCGTTCTGGCCCAGAACCTCACTAAGTTCCTGTCAGACGGATCAAGCAGCACCTTCCCCGTGTGGTTTGAACACCCGGTTCAGGTGGAACAGGACACCTTCTACACAGTCAGCACGGTCCTGGACGGAAATGAGCTGAGTTACTTTGGCCAGGAGGGGATGACCGAGGTGCAGTGTGGCAAAGTGACCTTTCAGTTCCAGTGTTCATCAGACAGTACCAATGGCACCGGTGTGCAGGGGGGGCAGATTCCAGAACTGGTCTTCTATTGCTAA